One stretch of Natronolimnobius baerhuensis DNA includes these proteins:
- a CDS encoding MarR family transcriptional regulator, translating into MHCPAHAVLSVLDDQGPLRVTRLATELEVHPLTVTTHCEQLHTEGHIQRLSADVYGITSTGRNHLEAKSN; encoded by the coding sequence ATGCACTGTCCAGCACACGCAGTCCTATCGGTGCTTGACGACCAGGGGCCACTGCGGGTTACACGACTGGCAACCGAACTCGAGGTTCATCCGTTGACAGTGACGACACACTGCGAACAACTACACACAGAAGGCCACATTCAGCGGCTCTCGGCGGACGTCTACGGCATTACTTCGACCGGGCGAAACCACCTCGAAGCGAAGTCCAACTAA
- a CDS encoding TATA-box-binding protein: protein MTDPKDTINIENVVASTGIGQELDLQSVAMDLEGADYDPEQFPGLVYRTQNPKSAALIFRSGKIVCTGAKSTDDVHESLRIVFDKLRELQIQVNDDPEIVVQNIVTSADLGRNLNLNAIAIGLGLENIEYEPEQFPGLVYRLDEPEVVALLFGSGKLVITGGKKPEDAEHAVDKIVSRLEDLGLLE from the coding sequence ATGACGGACCCGAAGGATACCATCAATATCGAAAACGTGGTAGCGTCGACCGGTATCGGCCAGGAACTCGATCTCCAGAGTGTGGCGATGGACTTAGAGGGGGCCGACTACGACCCTGAGCAGTTCCCCGGTCTCGTCTACCGCACGCAGAATCCAAAGTCCGCCGCACTGATTTTCCGCTCGGGGAAGATCGTCTGTACCGGCGCGAAAAGCACTGACGACGTCCACGAGAGCCTTCGTATCGTCTTCGATAAGCTCCGTGAACTCCAGATTCAGGTCAACGACGACCCTGAAATCGTCGTCCAGAACATCGTCACCTCCGCGGACCTCGGTCGCAACCTCAACCTGAACGCCATCGCAATCGGCCTCGGCCTCGAGAACATCGAGTACGAACCAGAGCAGTTCCCGGGTCTGGTCTACCGTCTCGACGAACCCGAAGTCGTTGCCCTGCTGTTTGGCTCCGGCAAACTCGTCATCACCGGCGGCAAGAAGCCAGAAGATGCCGAACACGCCGTCGACAAAATCGTCTCGCGTCTCGAAGACCTCGGTCTGCTCGAGTAA
- a CDS encoding potassium channel family protein, translating to MQPLYLFVGLAILVTVIIDILWTTLWVDGGAGPVSGRLAAKLWRGLRAISRGNSRLLSLAGPLILVSTLALWIALLWIGWTLLFAGGSVALVSAHTGEPASWSGYIYYVAYTMFTNGNGDYTPTSGTWEIASSFTTATGMAFVTLGVSYVLSVMGAVSEKRAFASDVTGLGHRSEAFVRASWDGRDDATSSQFRGVELPLESVSSQLSRLAKQHKSYPILHYYHSDPGDEASAMAVPILDEALTLYRHGVPADDQLNPTLIEATRSSVDDYLETLGTAFIEPADDVPPAPDLDRLREDEIPTVSDQEFDDSLEELTERRRKLLGIVRADAWDWPPLEDEYR from the coding sequence ATGCAACCGCTGTACCTGTTTGTGGGCCTCGCGATCCTCGTCACGGTGATCATCGATATCCTCTGGACGACGCTCTGGGTCGATGGTGGTGCTGGCCCGGTTTCGGGGCGGTTGGCGGCCAAACTCTGGCGCGGTCTTCGCGCCATCAGCCGTGGCAACTCGCGTTTGCTCAGCCTCGCCGGGCCGCTCATTCTCGTGTCAACGCTTGCGCTGTGGATCGCCCTCTTGTGGATCGGCTGGACGCTGCTGTTTGCGGGCGGCTCGGTCGCGCTCGTCAGTGCCCACACCGGCGAACCCGCTTCCTGGTCGGGCTATATCTACTACGTCGCCTACACGATGTTTACGAACGGAAACGGCGACTACACGCCCACGAGCGGGACCTGGGAAATCGCCAGTTCGTTCACGACGGCGACGGGGATGGCGTTCGTCACGCTCGGCGTCTCCTACGTCCTCTCGGTGATGGGAGCCGTTTCCGAGAAGCGCGCCTTTGCGAGCGACGTGACCGGGCTTGGCCATCGCAGCGAGGCGTTCGTCCGCGCAAGCTGGGACGGCAGAGACGATGCCACAAGTAGCCAGTTCCGCGGCGTCGAACTCCCGCTCGAGTCGGTGTCCTCTCAACTCTCCCGACTTGCCAAACAGCACAAATCGTACCCGATCTTGCATTACTACCACAGCGACCCCGGCGATGAGGCGTCGGCGATGGCCGTCCCGATTCTCGATGAGGCGCTGACGCTCTATCGCCACGGCGTTCCCGCAGACGACCAGTTGAATCCGACGCTGATCGAGGCTACCCGCTCGAGTGTTGATGACTACCTCGAGACGCTTGGCACGGCGTTTATCGAGCCTGCCGATGACGTTCCGCCTGCTCCTGACCTGGATCGGCTTCGCGAAGACGAGATTCCGACAGTCTCGGATCAGGAGTTCGACGACTCTCTCGAGGAGTTGACTGAACGCCGACGGAAACTCCTCGGCATCGTCCGAGCCGATGCGTGGGACTGGCCACCGCTTGAAGACGAATATCGGTGA